One window from the genome of Halomicrobium zhouii encodes:
- a CDS encoding TRAM domain-containing protein: MSDCPLADDCPSFSERMKGMGCTHYGDRGGAEWCNHYNQPISELKTQPVQPGEEVAVEVEDIHESGAGVGRTDDGFIIMVDGVLPPAKSKVKVTKVRSNHARAEEIERLELDDEGEDADDDEADAADAEGEDDEEEESSRGPDRERLGSRDNFWGS; the protein is encoded by the coding sequence ATGTCTGACTGTCCACTCGCGGACGACTGCCCCAGTTTCTCCGAGCGAATGAAAGGCATGGGGTGTACTCACTACGGCGACCGCGGTGGCGCCGAGTGGTGTAACCACTACAACCAGCCCATCTCGGAACTCAAGACCCAGCCCGTCCAGCCCGGCGAGGAAGTCGCCGTCGAGGTCGAGGACATCCACGAGAGCGGCGCCGGCGTCGGCCGCACCGACGACGGCTTCATCATCATGGTCGACGGCGTGCTCCCGCCGGCGAAGTCCAAGGTGAAGGTGACCAAGGTCCGCTCGAACCACGCCCGCGCCGAGGAGATTGAACGACTCGAACTCGACGACGAAGGCGAGGACGCGGACGACGACGAGGCCGACGCGGCCGACGCGGAGGGCGAGGACGACGAGGAAGAGGAGAGCAGCCGCGGCCCCGACCGCGAACGACTCGGCAGCCGCGACAACTTCTGGGGCAGCTAG
- a CDS encoding LGFP repeat-containing protein gives MTDERVTPDGVGRYRHYENGSIHWHPDAGAHETHGWIREKWSELGWEQSFLGYPVIDEKNTPDGDGDFQHFQGGSIYSHSGGAFEVHGAIRAKWASFGWERSFLGYPVTDERTTPDGEGRYNHFQNGSIYWHPDTGAHELHGWIRQKWASLGWERSVLGYPLTDEKNTPDGEGDFQQFQWGHIHSHAFTGAHETHGAIRRFWAQQGWEQGPLGYPMSDELSTPGGGRYSIFEGGVVYWHPEKGAQMANYLPVRGSSIVQQVDDEVAKLIEGTALFYAGATEITAVHHWYEYGGTRYYRVLELDFDLEAAVTGFNPSVDLDLFLAFEVDGEDVVVTIVRERHHVDSAWWQELLTLGFQEIVDHTVSERFEKKIQRQIGQEISIPAGVNLLAAQLQDDGELRLYLGA, from the coding sequence GTGACCGACGAGCGAGTCACTCCCGACGGCGTCGGCCGCTACCGACACTACGAGAACGGCTCCATCCACTGGCATCCCGACGCGGGCGCCCACGAGACCCACGGCTGGATCCGCGAGAAGTGGTCCGAACTCGGCTGGGAACAGAGCTTCCTCGGCTATCCGGTCATCGACGAGAAGAACACGCCTGACGGTGACGGCGACTTCCAGCACTTCCAGGGCGGCTCCATCTACTCTCACTCCGGCGGCGCCTTCGAGGTCCACGGGGCGATTCGCGCCAAGTGGGCGAGCTTCGGGTGGGAACGGAGCTTCCTCGGCTATCCAGTCACGGACGAGCGAACGACCCCGGACGGTGAGGGACGATACAATCACTTCCAGAACGGGTCGATCTACTGGCACCCGGACACCGGCGCCCACGAACTCCACGGCTGGATCCGACAGAAGTGGGCGAGTCTCGGCTGGGAACGAAGCGTCCTCGGCTACCCACTGACGGACGAGAAGAACACCCCCGACGGCGAGGGCGACTTTCAGCAGTTCCAGTGGGGCCACATCCACTCCCACGCGTTCACTGGCGCCCACGAGACCCACGGCGCGATCAGGCGATTCTGGGCTCAGCAGGGCTGGGAACAGGGGCCACTGGGGTACCCGATGAGCGACGAACTGAGCACGCCCGGTGGCGGCCGGTACTCGATATTCGAGGGCGGCGTCGTCTACTGGCACCCCGAGAAAGGCGCGCAGATGGCGAACTACCTGCCCGTTCGCGGTTCCAGCATCGTCCAGCAGGTCGACGACGAGGTGGCGAAGCTCATCGAGGGAACGGCGCTGTTCTACGCGGGCGCCACCGAGATAACCGCGGTCCACCACTGGTACGAGTACGGGGGCACCCGCTACTACCGGGTGCTGGAGCTAGACTTCGACCTGGAAGCGGCGGTCACGGGCTTCAATCCCAGCGTCGACCTCGACCTGTTCCTCGCGTTCGAGGTGGACGGAGAGGACGTGGTCGTCACCATCGTCCGGGAGCGCCACCACGTGGACTCGGCGTGGTGGCAGGAGTTGCTCACCCTCGGCTTCCAGGAAATCGTCGACCACACCGTGAGTGAGCGCTTCGAGAAGAAGATCCAGCGCCAGATCGGCCAGGAGATCTCGATTCCAGCGGGGGTGAATTTGCTGGCCGCCCAGCTACAGGACGACGGTGAGTTGCGACTCTACCTGGGTGCCTGA
- a CDS encoding radical SAM protein codes for MISEGCEQCAKGGKMVMFVYGYCDQRDCFYCPLGENRKNVDQVYANERPVESDEDVIEEAKRMSALGTSITGGEPQEALDRTCHYLSLLKDEFGEDHHTHLYTGITGGRENMRRLSEAGLDEIRFHPPLELWGDMHGTEWEEILYIAREEGLTPAFEIPGIRAEEEFLEFLDEGAADFCNINEFEMSDGNYRRMQEEGFELKEDHMSAVEGSHDILETMGDHERVYFCTSVFKDAAQHRSRLKRMARNIRREFDDVTDDGTLVYGKAWVGEAHLRDLGVPEEFYAVKSDHVELAWWLLEEMVEDGDVPKGEIVEQYPTYDGTVVERTPLSGGASASGGRSPADD; via the coding sequence ATGATCTCCGAGGGCTGCGAGCAGTGCGCGAAAGGCGGGAAGATGGTCATGTTCGTCTACGGCTACTGTGACCAGCGGGACTGTTTCTACTGCCCCCTCGGCGAGAACCGCAAGAACGTCGATCAGGTGTACGCCAACGAGCGGCCCGTCGAGTCCGACGAGGACGTCATCGAGGAGGCAAAGCGTATGTCGGCGCTGGGCACCTCCATCACCGGCGGCGAACCGCAGGAGGCCCTCGACCGGACCTGTCACTACCTCTCCCTCCTCAAGGACGAGTTCGGCGAGGACCACCACACGCACCTCTACACCGGCATCACGGGCGGGCGCGAGAACATGCGCCGCCTGTCGGAAGCCGGCCTCGACGAGATTCGCTTCCACCCACCCCTGGAACTGTGGGGCGACATGCACGGCACCGAGTGGGAGGAGATTCTCTACATCGCCCGCGAGGAGGGCCTCACCCCCGCCTTCGAGATTCCCGGCATCCGCGCCGAGGAGGAGTTCCTGGAGTTCCTCGACGAGGGCGCCGCGGACTTCTGCAACATCAACGAGTTCGAGATGTCCGACGGCAACTACCGCCGGATGCAGGAGGAGGGCTTCGAACTCAAGGAAGACCACATGAGCGCCGTCGAGGGGAGCCACGACATCCTGGAGACGATGGGCGACCACGAGCGGGTGTACTTCTGTACGAGCGTCTTCAAGGACGCCGCCCAGCACCGCTCCCGGCTCAAGCGGATGGCCCGCAACATCCGCCGGGAGTTCGACGACGTCACCGACGACGGCACGCTCGTCTACGGCAAGGCCTGGGTCGGCGAGGCCCACCTCCGCGACCTGGGCGTCCCCGAGGAGTTCTACGCCGTCAAGTCCGACCACGTCGAGTTGGCCTGGTGGCTCCTCGAAGAGATGGTCGAGGACGGTGACGTGCCCAAGGGCGAAATCGTCGAGCAGTACCCGACGTACGACGGCACAGTAGTCGAGCGAACGCCGCTGTCCGGCGGTGCGAGCGCGAGCGGCGGCCGCTCGCCGGCCGACGACTGA
- a CDS encoding vWA domain-containing protein → MVESNPRRRYLQLLAAGAGTALAGCSSLAVPGTRPETEEPAKIDDWQYDPDEHGDGGGGLFSLGNGGGGASFQSASADGGNGGSVGLSTGGAKRIAAFRRNVEEGYLPQPESLAYEGLFYNYYFDTGHQESCSSLFCPSYSPAITADPLSGETERYLTVGLNSGLDASQFERKRLNLVVVLDISGSMGSPFSDYYYDQYGNERTPEGDTDRPKIEVARDALVALTEQLREGDRLGVVLYDDESAVAKPLRPVEATDMDAIRDHIQEDVRADGGTNLDAGLADATELLSEYEDVDQTEYENRMVVVTDAMPNLGDTDDESLRDKLADNAERNLHATFVGVGVDFNAELVDELTAVRGANYYAVHSADEFERKMSEEFEYMVTPLAFNVSLQVDAGGYDIKQVYGSTAAEDATDELLGVNTLFASPTKDGKTRGGVVLLQVERQSDDATMRLSASWEDRQGNRSETETTISFPDAEPEQFANTGVRKAVLLSRYADLLKNWMVAERADDEAVTPDGSEGDGEADGDGEADGDGEADRETTGITVPPEGKGLGEWEQQSVPLTVSERYTERIGAFADYFEQEAAAIGDDSLDRELATMESILEQG, encoded by the coding sequence ATGGTGGAAAGCAACCCCCGCAGACGATACCTCCAACTCCTGGCCGCCGGTGCCGGGACCGCGCTGGCGGGCTGTTCCTCGCTCGCGGTGCCGGGAACACGGCCCGAAACTGAGGAGCCAGCGAAGATCGACGACTGGCAGTACGACCCGGACGAACACGGGGACGGCGGTGGCGGCCTGTTCTCTCTCGGGAACGGCGGCGGTGGCGCGTCGTTCCAGTCGGCGAGTGCCGACGGGGGCAACGGCGGCAGCGTCGGTCTCTCGACCGGCGGGGCCAAGCGCATCGCCGCCTTCCGGCGCAACGTCGAGGAGGGGTACCTCCCCCAGCCAGAGAGCCTGGCCTACGAGGGACTCTTCTACAACTACTACTTCGATACGGGGCACCAGGAGAGCTGTTCGTCGCTGTTCTGTCCCAGCTACTCCCCGGCGATAACCGCCGACCCCCTCTCCGGCGAGACGGAGCGGTACCTGACGGTGGGGCTGAACTCCGGGCTCGACGCGAGCCAGTTCGAGCGCAAGCGGCTGAACCTGGTGGTGGTTCTGGACATCTCGGGGTCGATGGGTTCGCCGTTTTCCGACTACTACTACGACCAGTACGGCAACGAACGGACCCCCGAGGGCGACACCGACCGGCCGAAGATCGAGGTCGCCCGCGACGCGCTGGTCGCCCTGACCGAACAGCTCCGGGAGGGCGACCGTCTCGGCGTCGTCCTCTACGACGACGAGTCGGCCGTCGCCAAGCCGCTCCGGCCCGTCGAGGCGACCGACATGGACGCCATCCGCGACCACATCCAGGAGGACGTCCGGGCCGACGGCGGGACCAACCTCGACGCCGGCCTCGCCGACGCGACGGAACTGCTCTCGGAGTACGAGGACGTCGACCAGACCGAGTACGAGAACCGGATGGTCGTCGTCACCGACGCGATGCCGAACCTGGGGGACACGGACGACGAGAGCCTGCGGGACAAACTGGCCGACAACGCCGAGCGGAACCTCCACGCAACCTTCGTCGGCGTCGGCGTCGACTTCAACGCCGAACTCGTCGACGAACTCACCGCCGTCCGTGGGGCGAACTACTACGCCGTCCACTCCGCCGACGAGTTCGAGCGGAAGATGAGCGAGGAGTTCGAATACATGGTGACGCCGCTGGCGTTCAACGTCTCGCTCCAGGTGGATGCCGGGGGGTACGACATAAAGCAGGTGTACGGGTCGACTGCGGCCGAGGACGCCACCGACGAGTTGCTGGGGGTGAACACGCTGTTCGCCTCGCCGACGAAGGACGGCAAGACCCGCGGCGGCGTCGTCCTCCTGCAGGTCGAACGCCAGTCTGACGACGCGACCATGCGACTCTCGGCCAGCTGGGAGGACCGACAGGGCAACCGGAGCGAAACCGAGACGACCATCTCGTTCCCCGACGCCGAGCCCGAGCAGTTCGCCAACACCGGGGTTCGCAAGGCCGTCCTCCTCTCGCGATACGCCGACCTCCTGAAGAACTGGATGGTGGCCGAACGGGCGGACGACGAGGCCGTCACTCCCGACGGGAGCGAGGGAGACGGGGAAGCGGACGGAGACGGGGAAGCGGACGGAGACGGGGAAGCGGACAGAGAGACGACGGGCATCACAGTTCCACCCGAAGGGAAGGGGTTGGGCGAGTGGGAACAGCAGTCGGTGCCGCTCACCGTCTCCGAACGCTACACCGAGCGCATCGGCGCGTTCGCCGACTACTTCGAGCAAGAGGCCGCGGCCATCGGCGACGACTCGCTCGACCGCGAACTGGCGACGATGGAATCGATCCTCGAACAGGGATGA
- a CDS encoding DUF373 family protein produces MLLVLCVDLDDDLGRKTGVETPVIGRDAVESAAVALAETDPEDSDVNVLFEGIHIYDEVDDEAVEVAAVTGVDGNDVAANRAVGEEVDQVLASLSSGEDVRALLVTDGAQDESVVPVIRSRIHIDGVRRVVVRQSQDLESMYYTIKQVLDDPETRGTILVPLGILLLIYPLAIVADSLELPGSSLGIISGLLGLYILARGLGAEQTLDAAVERVRSGLFGGRVTLITYVVAAALLVIGGVSGVQTLEQANRSSVLDVLAALVYGSIQWFAAAGVTSSLGHVTDEYLDGRFEWRFLNAPFYVLAIAVVLHGVSAYFLFEGVGISYLAITLTGGTLLGLGSTLAFAVAETRFGRAEPA; encoded by the coding sequence ATGCTGCTAGTGCTCTGTGTCGACCTCGACGACGACCTCGGCCGGAAGACGGGCGTGGAGACGCCGGTCATCGGCCGGGACGCCGTCGAGTCGGCCGCCGTCGCACTGGCGGAGACCGACCCGGAGGACTCCGACGTCAACGTCCTCTTCGAGGGCATCCACATCTACGACGAGGTCGACGACGAGGCCGTGGAGGTGGCCGCCGTCACCGGCGTCGACGGCAACGACGTCGCGGCCAACCGCGCGGTCGGCGAAGAGGTCGACCAGGTGCTCGCGTCGCTGTCCTCCGGCGAGGACGTCCGCGCCCTGCTCGTCACCGACGGCGCCCAGGACGAGTCCGTCGTCCCCGTCATCCGCTCGCGCATCCACATCGACGGCGTCCGCCGCGTCGTCGTCCGCCAGTCCCAGGACCTGGAGTCGATGTACTACACCATCAAACAGGTGCTCGACGACCCCGAGACCCGCGGGACGATTCTGGTTCCCCTCGGTATCCTCCTGCTGATCTATCCCCTCGCGATCGTCGCCGACAGCCTCGAACTCCCCGGGTCGTCGCTCGGTATCATCTCCGGCCTGCTCGGCCTCTACATCCTCGCCCGCGGCCTGGGCGCCGAACAGACCCTCGACGCCGCCGTCGAGCGCGTCCGCTCGGGCCTCTTCGGGGGCCGCGTCACGCTCATCACCTACGTCGTCGCCGCGGCGCTACTCGTGATCGGCGGCGTCAGCGGCGTCCAGACCCTCGAACAGGCCAACAGGTCCTCGGTGCTGGACGTGCTGGCCGCGCTCGTCTACGGCTCCATCCAGTGGTTCGCCGCCGCCGGCGTCACCAGCAGCCTCGGCCACGTCACCGACGAGTACCTCGACGGCCGCTTCGAGTGGCGCTTCCTCAACGCCCCCTTCTACGTCCTCGCCATCGCCGTCGTCCTGCACGGCGTCAGCGCCTACTTCCTGTTCGAGGGAGTGGGCATCTCGTATTTGGCGATTACGCTGACCGGCGGGACGTTACTTGGACTGGGAAGTACGCTCGCGTTTGCCGTGGCGGAGACCAGATTTGGGCGTGCCGAGCCTGCTTAG
- a CDS encoding alpha/beta hydrolase, which yields MDRSSDDGLDGFESDDGRPADSGDVRVHEGITYAERDVGDLQLDLFVPEREDPPLVVYFHGGAWVMETRDNVPHPARYAAELGYAIASVDYRLSAVPDGVELEFPPDPDNTVPRGVFPDHFVDAKASIRWLRANADEFGYDAERVAAWGASAGGHLAALAGVVDDVTDLAGEAYAESELAKDVAPEASGAVQAVIDWYGVNDLSLTVGEPGTPEALLIGGSKAENEAKYEAASPVTHVTPDDPPFLLMHGRADEVVSVDHSRVLADALADAGVDAALYELHGLNHVFAHGDAESIESERVAMELLTDEPTPAQSVSETVHVDEGEAPRSLIEGTPRAGPVAIKRFLDATIGV from the coding sequence ATGGACCGATCGAGCGACGACGGACTGGACGGCTTCGAATCGGACGATGGCAGACCGGCAGACTCCGGTGACGTCCGCGTCCACGAGGGCATCACCTACGCCGAGCGCGACGTCGGCGACCTGCAACTCGACCTGTTCGTCCCCGAGCGCGAGGACCCGCCGCTGGTCGTCTACTTCCACGGCGGCGCCTGGGTGATGGAGACGCGCGACAACGTCCCGCACCCGGCGCGCTACGCCGCGGAGCTGGGCTACGCCATCGCGAGCGTGGACTACCGGCTCTCCGCGGTGCCCGACGGCGTGGAGCTGGAGTTCCCTCCCGACCCGGACAACACCGTGCCCCGCGGCGTCTTCCCGGACCACTTCGTCGACGCGAAGGCGTCGATCCGGTGGCTCCGCGCCAACGCCGACGAGTTCGGCTACGACGCCGAGCGGGTCGCCGCCTGGGGCGCCTCGGCCGGCGGCCACCTCGCCGCGCTCGCCGGCGTCGTCGACGACGTGACCGACCTTGCGGGCGAGGCGTACGCTGAGTCGGAGTTGGCCAAAGACGTCGCGCCGGAGGCGTCCGGCGCGGTGCAAGCGGTGATCGACTGGTACGGCGTCAACGACCTCTCGCTGACGGTGGGCGAGCCCGGTACGCCCGAGGCGCTCCTCATCGGCGGGTCGAAGGCCGAGAACGAAGCGAAGTACGAAGCGGCGAGCCCGGTGACCCACGTCACGCCGGACGACCCGCCCTTCCTCCTGATGCACGGCCGGGCCGACGAGGTGGTCTCGGTCGACCACAGCCGCGTCCTGGCCGACGCGCTGGCCGACGCCGGCGTCGACGCAGCGCTGTACGAACTCCACGGCCTCAACCACGTCTTCGCCCACGGCGACGCCGAGTCCATCGAGTCCGAACGCGTCGCGATGGAACTGCTGACCGACGAGCCCACGCCCGCCCAGTCCGTCTCCGAGACCGTTCACGTCGATGAGGGCGAGGCCCCGCGGTCGCTTATCGAGGGGACGCCGCGGGCCGGTCCAGTGGCTATCAAGCGGTTCCTCGACGCCACTATCGGGGTCTAG